A region of Roseobacter litoralis Och 149 DNA encodes the following proteins:
- a CDS encoding c-type cytochrome, giving the protein MARAVALLAISVLAAPSVGAEALPQAEQDRLAHFVQQDCGSCHGLKVTGGLGSAITPEALEGHTVDGLTSIILDGIPGTAMPPWRPLLTEIEAQWIAEYLLEVSP; this is encoded by the coding sequence ATGGCTAGGGCGGTCGCATTGCTGGCGATATCTGTGCTTGCCGCGCCCTCTGTCGGTGCCGAAGCGCTTCCGCAAGCCGAACAAGACCGCCTTGCGCATTTCGTACAACAGGATTGCGGGTCATGCCATGGTCTCAAGGTGACCGGGGGTCTCGGTAGTGCGATTACACCTGAGGCCCTTGAGGGGCACACGGTCGATGGTCTGACGTCGATCATTCTGGATGGTATTCCGGGGACGGCCATGCCGCCGTGGCGTCCGCTCTTAACCGAAATCGAGGCACAATGGATTGCCGAATACCTGCTGGAGGTCAGCCCGTGA
- the nirJ gene encoding heme d1 biosynthesis radical SAM protein NirJ, translating to MFRLTQYMEQLITPTPPRARRGPVRPVVIWNLTRRCNLKCRHCYTTSSDNIFPGELSTKQALGVIDDLAEFKIPALILSGGEPLSRGDIYELAQYARKKVRYLALSTNGTRIDAEAVEKIADIGFNYVGISIDGVGATNDWFRGQEGAFDEALAGARLCKEKGIKVGLRFTPTEDNAEQLPAILDLCEAEGIDKFYMSHLVYAGRGNKNRGEDAGHARARSCVDLLLDRAWSALQQGRHFEIVTGNNDADAVRFLNWASDRFAPEQIDHLTSHLQAWGGNSSGVGVANIDPTGKVHPDTYWSDYTVGNVKSDTFSNLWTGSDEMLALLRTRPRPLKGRCGACAHQSVCGGNTRIRALQLTGDPWEEDPACYLSDAEIGLNGAEAPRIELRKFTGRRHDPAHNFT from the coding sequence ATGTTTCGACTGACCCAATATATGGAACAGCTGATCACCCCCACGCCACCCCGCGCCCGGCGTGGTCCGGTGCGGCCTGTGGTGATCTGGAACCTGACGCGGCGCTGCAATCTGAAATGTCGTCACTGCTATACGACCTCTTCGGACAATATCTTCCCCGGTGAATTATCCACGAAACAGGCGCTGGGTGTGATTGACGACTTGGCGGAATTCAAGATCCCTGCGTTGATCCTGTCGGGCGGTGAGCCTCTGTCGCGCGGGGATATCTACGAGCTTGCTCAGTACGCCCGCAAAAAGGTCCGCTATCTGGCTTTGTCGACCAATGGCACGCGCATCGACGCCGAGGCGGTGGAAAAGATCGCCGACATCGGGTTTAACTATGTGGGCATCAGCATCGATGGCGTGGGGGCTACAAACGACTGGTTCCGCGGTCAGGAAGGCGCTTTTGATGAGGCGCTCGCCGGCGCGCGGCTGTGTAAGGAAAAGGGCATCAAGGTCGGCCTGCGCTTTACCCCCACCGAGGATAACGCTGAACAGCTGCCCGCGATCCTTGATCTCTGCGAGGCGGAAGGCATTGATAAATTCTATATGTCCCATCTGGTCTATGCCGGGCGCGGCAACAAGAACCGGGGCGAAGATGCAGGGCATGCGCGCGCACGGTCCTGCGTTGATCTGCTGCTTGATCGCGCGTGGAGCGCGCTGCAACAGGGCCGTCATTTCGAGATTGTCACCGGCAACAATGACGCCGACGCCGTGCGGTTCCTGAACTGGGCCAGCGACCGCTTTGCCCCCGAACAGATCGACCATCTGACCTCGCATTTGCAAGCCTGGGGCGGGAATTCCTCTGGCGTCGGCGTGGCCAATATCGACCCCACGGGCAAGGTGCATCCTGATACCTATTGGTCCGATTATACCGTGGGCAATGTGAAATCCGACACGTTCTCGAACCTCTGGACTGGTTCTGACGAGATGCTGGCCTTGCTGCGTACGCGCCCCCGTCCGCTCAAGGGGCGTTGCGGGGCCTGCGCGCATCAATCGGTTTGTGGCGGCAACACCCGCATCCGCGCGCTGCAACTGACGGGTGACCCGTGGGAGGAAGACCCCGCCTGCTATCTGTCAGACGCCGAGATCGGGTTGAACGGGGCCGAGGCCCCACGCATTGAACTTCGCAAATTCACCGGGAGGCGACATGATCCGGCGCATAATTTCACTTAG
- a CDS encoding AsnC family transcriptional regulator → MTLDALDWRLMNDWQRALPLVSRPFQEIARHLDTTEARIIERLKKLLETGAISRIGATCRPNTLAASTLAAVAAPDDQIEEIAAVINAQEGVNHSYERENKWNIWFVATGPTRAFVDDILRRITEQTGLRVLDLRLERPFNVDLGFALDGSNALPQPRAVDTDIKIEASDRAIMQALSEGMMPTACPFADLAARLGQTEAEVLERVRVLAQSGILSRIGLIVRHRALGWRANAMCVFKVPPDEIEACGRALTAVQGVTLCYERRAVPGVWPYTLYCMIHGRSRSETLDVLSQARVAARLVPYEYRILFSTRCFRQQGALIVAPSDKTTGETDAD, encoded by the coding sequence ATGACGCTGGATGCGCTCGACTGGAGGCTGATGAACGACTGGCAACGTGCCTTGCCACTTGTGTCGCGCCCCTTTCAGGAGATCGCGCGCCACCTTGATACCACTGAGGCACGCATCATCGAACGCTTGAAAAAGCTGCTGGAAACCGGCGCGATCAGCCGTATCGGCGCCACCTGCCGACCTAATACCTTGGCGGCGAGCACGCTTGCCGCAGTTGCAGCCCCCGACGATCAGATCGAAGAAATCGCCGCCGTGATCAATGCGCAGGAAGGGGTCAACCATTCCTATGAGCGTGAAAACAAATGGAACATCTGGTTTGTCGCGACCGGGCCCACGCGCGCTTTTGTCGATGATATCCTGCGGCGCATCACCGAACAGACGGGCCTGCGGGTGCTCGATCTGCGGCTTGAGCGGCCTTTCAACGTGGATCTCGGATTTGCGCTGGATGGCTCGAACGCGCTGCCGCAACCGCGCGCGGTCGACACGGACATCAAGATCGAAGCAAGCGACCGCGCGATCATGCAGGCCCTGTCCGAAGGGATGATGCCCACCGCCTGCCCGTTTGCCGACCTCGCCGCGCGGCTGGGTCAGACCGAGGCTGAGGTGCTGGAGCGGGTCCGCGTGCTGGCGCAATCGGGGATCTTGTCGCGTATTGGTCTGATCGTGCGCCACCGGGCCCTTGGATGGCGGGCCAATGCGATGTGCGTCTTCAAGGTGCCGCCGGACGAGATAGAGGCCTGCGGGCGTGCGCTGACCGCCGTGCAGGGGGTGACGCTGTGTTACGAGCGGCGCGCCGTGCCGGGGGTCTGGCCCTATACGCTTTACTGCATGATCCATGGGCGCAGCCGGTCCGAAACGCTGGATGTTCTGAGCCAGGCCCGGGTGGCCGCGCGTCTGGTGCCCTATGAATACCGCATTCTGTTCAGCACCCGCTGTTTTCGCCAGCAGGGCGCGCTGATCGTTGCGCCATCCGACAAGACCACAGGAGAAACAGATGCAGATTGA
- a CDS encoding nitrite reductase, whose translation MIRRIISLSLLALTPLSAQGEPAVLYATHCAVCHGDDRLGSLGPALIPESLRRLKGEMLEAVIAKGRISTQMPGFDAQISAADITELAAYLHTPLPEMPVWDADRISGTLEVNPDYVAPDAPQHDADPLNIFVVVETGDHHISVLDGDTFDVLARLPTPLAVHGGPKFTPDGRFTFVMSRDGWVQKIDLWSMQEVARLRAGVNSRNIAMSKDGKYLAVANYLPHSLTILSTADMSVERIFDVVGKDGESSRVSAVYQAPQRDSFILALKDIPEIWEVATDPNADPVYEGFVHSREKGMVEAIASSEGLFARRRIEVTEPLDDFFFTPDYRFLIGAARESDRGAVVNLNVGRETHELPLSGLPHLGSGISWEYQGRRVMATPHLREAKLSVIDIQNWEVLTQIDTDGPGFFMRSHENSPYVWADVFFGPNRDVMHVIDKQTLEIVKTLRPVPGKTLAHVEFDREGRHALVSLWEDDGAILIYDAQTLEEVKRLPMSKPSGKYNVFNKITFSDGTSH comes from the coding sequence ATGATCCGGCGCATAATTTCACTTAGTCTGCTGGCGCTCACACCGCTGAGCGCTCAGGGCGAACCGGCCGTTCTCTATGCCACCCATTGCGCGGTCTGCCACGGCGATGACCGTCTGGGCAGCCTTGGCCCCGCACTGATCCCCGAAAGCCTGCGCCGTCTAAAAGGCGAAATGCTGGAGGCGGTGATCGCAAAGGGGCGCATCAGCACGCAGATGCCGGGCTTTGACGCACAGATCAGTGCGGCGGACATTACCGAGCTTGCCGCCTATCTGCACACACCCCTGCCAGAAATGCCCGTCTGGGACGCGGACCGCATTTCCGGAACGCTTGAGGTAAACCCTGATTACGTCGCACCCGACGCGCCGCAACATGATGCCGATCCGCTCAATATCTTCGTGGTGGTGGAAACCGGTGATCATCACATCAGCGTGCTGGATGGCGACACATTTGACGTGCTCGCCCGGCTACCCACACCGCTGGCCGTGCATGGCGGGCCGAAATTCACCCCCGACGGGCGGTTCACCTTTGTGATGTCGCGCGACGGCTGGGTGCAAAAGATCGACCTTTGGTCCATGCAGGAGGTCGCGCGTCTGCGCGCGGGCGTCAACAGCCGCAACATCGCCATGTCCAAGGATGGCAAATACCTCGCCGTGGCCAATTACCTGCCCCATAGCCTGACCATTCTGTCGACGGCGGATATGTCGGTAGAGCGCATCTTTGATGTGGTGGGCAAAGACGGTGAATCCTCGCGGGTCTCTGCCGTTTATCAGGCCCCGCAGCGCGACAGTTTCATCCTCGCCCTGAAAGACATCCCCGAGATCTGGGAGGTTGCGACCGATCCCAATGCGGACCCCGTGTACGAAGGTTTCGTGCACAGCCGCGAAAAGGGCATGGTCGAGGCGATCGCTTCGTCCGAGGGGCTTTTTGCGCGCCGCCGCATCGAAGTGACCGAACCGCTGGATGATTTCTTTTTCACGCCGGATTACCGGTTTCTGATCGGGGCGGCGCGGGAAAGCGACCGGGGCGCTGTGGTGAACCTCAACGTGGGCCGCGAGACGCATGAATTGCCGCTCTCGGGTCTGCCGCATCTGGGGTCGGGCATCTCGTGGGAATATCAGGGGCGGCGCGTCATGGCGACACCGCACCTGCGCGAGGCAAAACTGTCGGTGATCGACATCCAGAACTGGGAAGTCTTGACGCAGATCGACACCGACGGGCCGGGGTTTTTTATGCGCAGCCATGAAAATTCGCCCTACGTCTGGGCCGACGTGTTTTTCGGCCCCAACCGTGACGTGATGCATGTGATCGACAAGCAGACGCTGGAGATCGTCAAGACCCTGCGCCCCGTGCCCGGCAAGACGCTGGCGCATGTGGAGTTTGATCGTGAAGGTCGCCACGCGCTTGTCAGCCTGTGGGAAGACGACGGGGCGATCTTGATCTACGACGCGCAGACGCTTGAAGAAGTCAAACGGCTACCAATGAGCAAACCATCAGGGAAATACAATGTTTTCAATAAGATCACCTTTTCTGATGGCACCAGTCATTGA
- a CDS encoding cytochrome D1 domain-containing protein — translation MRLMSFLSLLLSLALPAKAEVEVHATGDLGVVIERTTGSVLIVDQSDMDVLARVEGFGDLSHASAVFSPDARFAYIFGRDGGLTKLDLVTQSIAGRVMQAGNSIGGAISDDGRLVAVSNYEPGGVRVFDAQTLDLVADFPTQSKTIGLVDAPGGRFVFSMWDTGETWIVDMSDATPDVTKVSGMGANPYDALITGDGRRYIVGLFGEDGMSTLDLWSDAPVAQRILPGYGRGEEPLPVYKMPHLEGWALAGDRFALPAVGRHELLWLDAQKLTELGRTKTHGQPVFAVARPDGRHVWVNYAHPHNDTVQVIEAASGEVLHTLKPGPAVLHMEFTARGHQVWVSVRDANRIDIYDTQTFEKIGEVPAETPSGIFFTARAHRIGL, via the coding sequence ATGCGCCTGATGAGTTTCCTGTCCCTCTTGTTGTCCCTTGCCCTGCCCGCCAAAGCCGAGGTGGAGGTCCACGCCACGGGCGATCTGGGCGTCGTGATTGAACGCACAACCGGTTCTGTGCTGATCGTGGATCAATCCGATATGGATGTGCTCGCCCGGGTCGAAGGGTTTGGCGATCTGTCCCATGCCAGTGCGGTATTCTCACCGGATGCGCGCTTCGCCTATATCTTTGGCCGTGACGGCGGGCTGACCAAGCTTGATCTGGTCACACAATCCATCGCAGGCCGGGTCATGCAGGCGGGCAATTCCATCGGCGGTGCCATTTCCGACGATGGGCGTCTCGTGGCGGTCTCCAACTACGAACCGGGCGGTGTGCGGGTGTTTGATGCGCAAACACTCGATCTGGTGGCGGATTTCCCAACGCAGTCGAAAACCATTGGCCTTGTGGACGCCCCCGGCGGACGGTTCGTCTTTTCCATGTGGGACACGGGCGAAACGTGGATTGTCGACATGTCGGATGCCACGCCTGATGTTACTAAAGTCTCCGGCATGGGCGCAAATCCCTATGATGCGCTGATCACCGGCGACGGGCGTCGCTACATTGTGGGGCTGTTTGGCGAGGACGGGATGAGCACGCTTGACCTGTGGTCCGATGCGCCGGTGGCACAGCGTATTCTGCCCGGTTATGGCCGTGGCGAAGAACCGTTGCCGGTCTATAAAATGCCCCACCTTGAGGGCTGGGCGCTGGCGGGGGACCGTTTTGCCCTGCCTGCGGTCGGACGCCACGAGCTGCTTTGGCTGGATGCACAGAAACTGACAGAACTGGGGCGCACGAAAACCCATGGCCAGCCTGTTTTTGCCGTGGCCCGCCCCGACGGGCGGCACGTCTGGGTTAATTACGCCCACCCTCACAATGACACGGTTCAGGTGATCGAGGCCGCATCGGGCGAAGTTCTGCACACCCTCAAACCCGGCCCCGCCGTATTACACATGGAATTCACCGCACGCGGGCATCAGGTCTGGGTGTCGGTGCGCGATGCCAACCGTATCGACATCTACGACACGCAAACCTTTGAAAAAATTGGCGAGGTCCCGGCAGAAACACCATCGGGCATCTTTTTCACTGCAAGGGCCCATCGCATTGGGCTTTGA
- a CDS encoding Lrp/AsnC family transcriptional regulator, whose product MSIATQDRALIKACQAGLPLVPEPYAQIADQLDMAQVDVMNRLEALLGQGVIRRVGIAPNHYKLGMAANGMTVWDIDDAEAEELGALVGAMEDVTHCYLRPRKRPVWPYNLFAMLHGSTRDEVEEKRQHILQLLGPAVRAHDVLYSTQILKKTGLRLASKGAT is encoded by the coding sequence ATGAGTATCGCAACCCAAGACCGCGCCCTGATCAAAGCCTGTCAGGCAGGTCTGCCGCTGGTGCCGGAACCCTACGCGCAGATCGCCGATCAGCTGGACATGGCGCAGGTGGATGTGATGAACCGCCTTGAGGCGCTGTTGGGGCAGGGTGTCATCCGCCGTGTGGGCATCGCGCCCAATCATTATAAACTCGGTATGGCCGCCAACGGCATGACCGTCTGGGACATCGACGATGCCGAGGCCGAAGAGTTGGGCGCACTGGTCGGCGCGATGGAGGACGTGACCCATTGCTATCTGCGTCCGCGCAAAAGACCCGTCTGGCCTTACAACCTTTTTGCCATGCTGCACGGATCCACCCGCGACGAGGTCGAGGAAAAACGTCAGCATATCCTGCAGCTGCTGGGCCCTGCGGTGCGCGCGCATGACGTGCTCTATTCGACGCAAATCCTCAAGAAAACCGGTCTGCGACTGGCCAGTAAAGGAGCCACCTGA
- a CDS encoding nitrite reductase, translated as MSLSILTRSVAVSALLSLSATLALAQDKPADHGDDASAAYQPSLTTLGQIQVEIPGRKPGDPVMTPSEYQDSNTIYFQRCAGCHGVLRKGATGKALTTDITRPNGFEYLRDFITYGSPAGMPNWGTSGDMTEEQVDAMARYLLLEPAVPPEWGMAEMRDSWKVIVAPEDRPTEKMNDIDIDNLFSVTLRDAGEIALIDGASYEIKTIIETGYAVHISRISASGRYLFVIGRDAKVVMIDLWMETPGPVAEIKVGSEARSVETSKFKGYEDKYAIAGAYWPPQFVIMDGDTLEPLRIKSTRGMTYDEQDFHPEPRVAAILGSHYKPEFLVNVKETGKIMMVDYSDMDALKITEINAERFLHDGGLDSTQRYFLTAANARGKIVVIDTKESKKVAVIETEGETPHPGRGANINHPTYGPVWATSHLGDDTVALIGTDPEGNPDHAWKMVQQLYALGGGSLFVKSHPTSNHLYVDATLNPDAETSGSVAVFKIDELGQEEPEYTVLPLVEWAGIAEGQPRVVQGEFNQAGNEIWFSIWNAADLESAIVVVDDKTLEMKHVIKDERLVTPTGKFNVFNTRADVY; from the coding sequence ATGTCCCTATCCATTCTCACACGTTCTGTTGCTGTCAGCGCGCTGTTGTCGCTGTCCGCCACATTGGCGCTCGCACAGGATAAGCCTGCGGATCACGGCGATGATGCGTCCGCTGCCTACCAGCCGTCCCTGACAACACTGGGTCAGATTCAGGTGGAAATTCCTGGCCGCAAGCCCGGTGATCCGGTCATGACGCCCAGCGAATATCAGGACTCGAACACAATTTATTTTCAGCGGTGTGCGGGCTGCCACGGGGTTCTGCGCAAAGGCGCGACGGGCAAGGCGCTGACCACAGACATCACGCGTCCGAACGGGTTCGAATACCTGCGCGATTTCATCACCTATGGCTCGCCTGCGGGCATGCCCAACTGGGGCACCTCGGGCGACATGACCGAAGAGCAGGTTGATGCCATGGCGCGTTATCTGCTGCTGGAACCGGCCGTACCGCCGGAGTGGGGCATGGCCGAGATGCGCGACAGCTGGAAAGTGATCGTCGCCCCCGAAGACCGGCCCACTGAAAAGATGAACGACATCGACATCGACAACCTGTTCTCGGTCACGCTGCGGGATGCGGGTGAGATCGCCCTGATTGACGGCGCGAGCTACGAGATCAAGACGATCATCGAAACCGGCTATGCTGTTCACATCAGCCGGATTTCCGCATCAGGTCGCTATCTTTTCGTGATCGGTCGGGACGCCAAGGTCGTTATGATCGATCTGTGGATGGAAACACCCGGCCCCGTGGCCGAGATCAAAGTCGGATCAGAGGCGCGGTCGGTCGAGACCTCGAAATTCAAGGGCTATGAGGACAAATACGCCATCGCCGGTGCCTACTGGCCGCCACAGTTCGTCATCATGGACGGTGACACGCTGGAGCCACTGCGCATCAAATCCACGCGCGGCATGACCTATGACGAGCAGGATTTCCACCCCGAACCCCGCGTCGCGGCGATCCTCGGATCACACTATAAGCCCGAGTTCCTTGTGAACGTGAAAGAAACCGGCAAGATCATGATGGTGGATTATTCCGACATGGACGCGCTGAAAATCACCGAGATCAACGCGGAACGCTTCCTGCATGATGGCGGTCTGGACAGCACGCAGCGTTACTTTCTGACGGCGGCGAACGCCCGTGGCAAGATCGTCGTGATCGATACCAAGGAAAGCAAGAAGGTCGCCGTAATCGAGACCGAAGGCGAGACACCGCACCCCGGTCGTGGCGCCAATATCAACCACCCGACCTATGGACCCGTTTGGGCCACCTCGCACCTTGGGGATGACACGGTTGCATTGATCGGGACGGACCCAGAAGGCAACCCGGATCACGCCTGGAAAATGGTGCAGCAGCTTTATGCCCTGGGTGGCGGGTCGCTGTTCGTGAAATCGCACCCCACGTCAAATCACCTCTATGTGGATGCGACGCTGAACCCGGATGCGGAAACGTCCGGCTCGGTTGCGGTCTTCAAGATCGACGAGTTGGGTCAGGAAGAGCCGGAGTACACCGTTCTGCCGCTGGTTGAATGGGCCGGTATTGCCGAAGGCCAGCCGCGTGTTGTGCAGGGCGAATTCAATCAGGCGGGCAATGAGATCTGGTTCTCAATCTGGAACGCCGCTGATCTGGAATCGGCCATCGTTGTGGTCGACGACAAGACCCTCGAAATGAAGCACGTCATCAAGGACGAACGTCTGGTCACACCGACCGGCAAGTTCAACGTCTTCAACACCCGCGCGGATGTCTACTGA
- the cobA gene encoding uroporphyrinogen-III C-methyltransferase, whose protein sequence is MLKKMNQGQVFLVGAGPGDPDLLTVRALRMMQSADVVVHDRLVSRDIMALVPAGVRRIDVGKKPDHHPVPQDEINALLVRLAEEGSTVARLKGGDPMIFGRGSEEAAVLRAAGIKVSYAPGITAAQGVSASTGVPLTHRGLATGVRYVTGHCQANRPLDLDWDGLADADTTLVVYMGHANMQQIAAGLIERGLPAEHPVLVVANGTRPNETRLVTQLGALQIKRANIPVPGPVLFIVGRVVTLIDSEDSTAADTLLQAPELQRVLHG, encoded by the coding sequence ATGCTGAAGAAAATGAACCAAGGTCAGGTCTTTTTGGTCGGTGCAGGGCCGGGCGATCCCGACCTGCTGACTGTGCGTGCTTTGCGGATGATGCAATCGGCAGATGTGGTGGTACATGACCGGCTGGTGTCGCGCGATATCATGGCGCTTGTGCCTGCGGGTGTGCGTCGGATTGACGTGGGCAAGAAGCCTGACCACCATCCGGTGCCTCAGGACGAAATCAATGCCCTGCTGGTGCGACTGGCCGAAGAAGGATCAACCGTCGCCCGCCTCAAAGGGGGCGATCCGATGATTTTCGGACGCGGTTCCGAAGAGGCTGCTGTTCTGCGCGCCGCCGGCATCAAGGTGAGTTACGCTCCCGGTATCACAGCCGCCCAAGGCGTGTCTGCATCGACAGGCGTGCCGCTGACGCATCGCGGGTTGGCGACTGGTGTGCGGTATGTCACCGGCCATTGTCAGGCCAATCGTCCGCTCGACCTCGACTGGGACGGGCTGGCGGATGCGGATACAACGCTGGTCGTCTATATGGGCCACGCCAATATGCAACAGATCGCGGCTGGTCTGATCGAACGCGGGCTGCCTGCGGAACATCCGGTTCTGGTGGTCGCCAATGGCACGCGGCCCAATGAAACCCGTCTCGTGACGCAACTGGGGGCCTTGCAGATCAAACGTGCCAATATTCCCGTGCCCGGTCCGGTTCTGTTTATCGTGGGCCGCGTCGTCACCCTGATCGACAGTGAGGACAGCACGGCGGCGGACACACTTCTTCAGGCCCCTGAACTGCAGCGGGTGTTGCATGGCTAG
- a CDS encoding Lrp/AsnC family transcriptional regulator, whose product MQIDDTDRQIINALQTGFPIAPRPFALAAERLGLAEDDLIARLARMKDAGIITRFGPFLDAAAMGGAFCLCAMEIPPAQFEAMTQTVNSFDEVAHNYARDHRLNMWFVLATETPEGITETAERIEASTGLPVFQFPKLKEFFVGFRVAA is encoded by the coding sequence ATGCAGATTGACGACACCGACCGGCAGATCATCAACGCGCTGCAAACCGGGTTTCCGATTGCGCCACGCCCCTTTGCGCTGGCCGCTGAGCGTCTTGGACTGGCCGAGGACGATCTGATCGCACGGCTGGCCCGCATGAAGGACGCAGGCATCATCACGCGTTTCGGCCCGTTTCTGGACGCAGCAGCCATGGGCGGTGCCTTTTGCCTTTGTGCCATGGAAATCCCGCCCGCGCAGTTCGAGGCGATGACCCAAACCGTCAACAGTTTCGATGAAGTGGCGCATAATTATGCGCGCGATCACCGGCTGAACATGTGGTTTGTGCTGGCCACTGAGACCCCCGAGGGGATCACCGAGACCGCCGAGCGCATTGAGGCGTCGACCGGCCTGCCGGTGTTTCAGTTTCCTAAACTCAAGGAGTTCTTTGTGGGCTTCCGGGTGGCGGCATGA